The proteins below are encoded in one region of Dama dama isolate Ldn47 chromosome 21, ASM3311817v1, whole genome shotgun sequence:
- the LRRC24 gene encoding leucine-rich repeat-containing protein 24 produces the protein MAPGAPALLLLSLLSLPGLPPRAAGCPAACRCYSATVECGALRLRVVPPGIPPGTQTLFLQDNSIARLEPGILAPLASLRHLYLHNNSLHTLESGAFRAQSRLLELALTGNRLRGLRVGAFTGLAQLRVLYLAGNQLVQLLDFTFLHLQRLQELHLQENSIELLEDQALAGLSSLALLDLSRNQLGTISREALQPLASLQVLRLTENPWRCDCALHWLGAWIKEGGQRLLSSRDKKILCAEPPRLALQSLLEVSGSSLICIPPSVHVEPLEVTANLGEDLRVACQASGYPQPLVTWRKVAQPREGAPRAEAQPEVGWRGPGGLGASDTGSGMLFLTNITLAHAGKYECEASNAGGAARVPFQLLVNVSRQQHLAPAPPPAGGPVSHEPLPEAGSMAFRALGLATQTAIAAAIALLALTALLLATMICRRRRRRKKAPGPPGEGALFVNDYSDGPCTFAQLEELRDERGHEMFVIDRSKPLFAEGPAEAAEAPGVAQGLPLQPPSAYEIHC, from the exons ATGGCCCCAGGGGCGCCTGCACTGCTGCTATTGTCGCTGCTGTCACtgccgggtctcccgcctcgcgctGCCGGCTGCCCCGCCGCCTGCCGCTGCTACAGCGCCACGGTGGAGTGCGGTGCTCTGCGGCTGCGCGTGGTCCCGCCTGGAATCCCACCCGGGACGCAG ACGCTGTTCCTGCAGGACAATAGCATCGCGCGCCTGGAGCCGGGCATCCTGGCGCCCCTCGCCTCCCTGCGCCATCTCTACCTGCACAACAACAGCCTACACACCCTAGAGTCGGGCGCCTTCCGTGCGCAGTCGCGCCTGCTGGAACTGGCGCTCACTGGCAACCGGCTGCGCGGCTTGCGCGTCGGCGCTTTCACAGGCCTGGCCCAACTGCGCGTGCTCTACCTAGCTGGCAACCAGCTGGTACAGCTGCTGGATTTCACCTTCCTACACTTGCAG CGACTGCAGGAGCTGCACCTGCAGGAAAACAGCATTGAGCTGCTGGAGGACCAGGCCCTGGCTGGGCTCTCCTCACTGGCGCTGCTGGACCTCAGCAGGAACCAGCTGGGCACCATCAGCCGGGAGGCCCTGCAGCCACTGGCCAGCCTGCAGGTCTTGCGCCTCACAG AGAACCCATGGCGCTGTGACTGTGCCCTGCACTGGCTGGGAGCCTGGATCAAAGAAGGAGGCCAGCGACTGCTCAGCTCCAGGGACAAGAAGATCCTGTGTGCAGAGCCCCCGCGCCTGGCACTTCAGAGTCTCCTGGAAGTATCTGGAAGTAGCCTCATCTGCATCCCACCGTCTGTGCACGTGGAGCCGCTGGAGGTGACAGCCAACCTGGGTGAAGACCTGCgggtggcctgccaggcttcaggCTACCCGCAGCCCCTGGTGACCTGGAGAAAGGTGGCGCAGCCTCGCGAGGGCGCGCCGCGCGCCGAGGCCCAGCCAGAAGTTGGGTGGCGGGGCCCAGGAGGTCTCGGGGCCTCCGACACCGGCAGCGGCATGCTCTTCCTCACCAACATCACCCTAGCCCACGCTGGAAAGTACGAGTGTGAGGCCTCCAACGCCGGCGGCGCTGCCCGCGTACCCTTCCAGCTCTTGGTCAACGTGTCCCGGCAGCAGCATCTGGCGCCCGCGCCACCCCCGGCCGGCGGCCCAGTCAGTCACGAGCCCCTGCCTGAGGCGGGCAGCATGGCCTTCCGTGCCCTGGGCCTGGCCACACAGACGGCCATCGCGGCTGCCATCGCGCTCCTGGCGCTCACGGCTCTGTTACTGGCGACCATGATCTGCCGCCGGCGGCGCAGGCGTAAGAAGGCGCCGGGGCCTCCCGGGGAGGGAGCGCTCTTCGTCAACGACTACTCCGACGGGCCCTGCACCTTCGCGCAGCTCGAGGAGCTCCGCGACGAGCGGGGCCACGAGATGTTCGTCATTGACCGCTCCAAACCGCTCTTCGCCGAGGGCCCGGCGGAAGCGGCTGAAGCGCCTGGAGTCGCGCAGGGCCTCCCGCTGCAGCCCCCCTCCGCCTACGAGATCCACTGCTGA
- the C21H8orf82 gene encoding UPF0598 protein C8orf82 homolog produces MTAGGPVFPQHLLRMTSGRFRRWRRMWAMSGVLRPWALILARSPGARTYAGGGGVSYTQGQSPEPRTREYFYYVDHQGQLFLDDSRMKNFTTCFKDPQFLVMFFSRLTPNRSGRYEASFPFLSLCGRERNFLRCEDRPVVFTHLLAAGPALQRLSYCGGGEALAVPFEPARLLPLATNGRLYHPAPERAGGVGLVRSALAFELSACFEYAPGAPELPSHVRWQGRRFALTMDLAPLLLAAPPP; encoded by the exons ATGACCGCCGGGGGACCGGTGTTCCCACAGCACCTGCTCCGCATGACCTCCGGCCGTTTCCGGCGCTGGAGGAGGATGTGGGCGATGAGCGGGGTGCTGCGGCCCTGGGCTCTAATCTTGGCCCGGTCCCCGGGAGCCCGGACCTACGCTGGGGGCGGGGGCGTCTCCTACACGCAGGGCCAGAGCCCAGAGCCTCGGACGCGCGAGTACTTTTACTATGTGGATCATCAGGGCCag CTTTTCCTGGACGACTCCAGAATGAAGAACTTTACCACTTGCTTCAAAG acccgcAGTTCCTGGTCATGTTTTTCTCCCGCCTGACACCCAACCGCAGCGGGCGCTACGAggcctccttccccttcctctcgCTCTGCGGCAGGGAACGCAACTTCCTACGCTGCGAAGACCGGCCCGTGGTCTTCACGCACCTGCTGGCCGCGGGCCCCGCGCTCCAGCGCCTCTCCTACTGCGGCGGCGGCGAGGCCCTGGCTGTGCCCTTCGAGCCTGCGCGCCTGCTGCCGCTGGCCACGAATGGGCGTCTCTACCACCCAGCGCCGGAGCGCGCGGGCGGCGTGGGCCTGGTGCGATCGGCTCTGGCCTTCGAGCTCAGCGCTTGCTTCGAGTACGCGCCAGGCGCGCCCGAGCTGCCTTCGCACGTGCGCTGGCAGGGCCGCCGTTTCGCACTCACCATGGACCTGGCCCCGCTCCTGCTTGCTGCCCCGCCGCCCTGA
- the LRRC14 gene encoding leucine-rich repeat-containing protein 14 isoform X2 — protein MHTLVFLSTRQVLQCQPAACQALPLLPRELFPLLFKVAFMDKKTVVLRELVHTWPFPLLSFQQLLQECAHCSRALLQERPSTESMQAVILGLTARLHTPETEAGTQPLCRKHALRVLDMTGLLDDGVEQDPGTMSMWDCTAAVARTCIAQQQGRTAEPGLAPVPVEVRVDLRVNRASYAFLREALRSSVGSPLRLCCRDLRAEDLPMRNTVALLQLLDAGCLRRVDLRFNNLGLRGLSVIIPHVARFQHLASLRLHYVHGDSRQPSVDGEDNFRYFLAQMGRFTCLRELSMGSSLLSGRLDQLLSTLQSPLESLELAFCALLPEDLRFLAQSSHAVHLKKLDLSGNDLSGSQLEPFQGLLQAAAATLLHLELTECQLADTQLLATLPVLTRCASLRYLGLYGNPLSVAGLRELLRDSVVQAELRTVVHPFPVDCYEGLPWPPPASVLLEASINEEKFARVEAELHQLLLASGRAHVLWTTDIYGRLAADYFSL, from the exons ATGCACACCCTCGTGTTCCTGAGCACACGGCAGGTGCTCCAGTGCCAGCCGGCCGCCTGCCAGGCCCTGCCCCTGCTGCCGCGAGAGCTCTTCCCCTTGCTGTTCAAAGTGGCCTTCATGGACAAGAAGACGGTAGTGCTGCGTGAGCTGGTGCACACTTGGCCTTTCCCGCTGCTCAGCTTCCAGCAGCTGCTGCAGGAGTGTGCCCACTGCAGCCGGGCCCTGCTGCAGGAGCGGCCCAGCACAGAGAGCATGCAAGCTGTGATCCTGGGCCTGACTGCCCGGCTCCACACCCCGGAGACTGAGGCTGGCACACAGCCCCTCTGCAG GAAGCATGCGCTGCGGGTGCTGGATATGACGGGCCTTCTGGATGACGGCGTGGAGCAGGACCCTGGCACCATGAGCATGTGGGATTGCACGGCAGCTGTGGCCCGCACGTGCATCGCACAGCAGCAGGGCAGGACTGCAGAGCCTGGCCTGGCGCCTGTTCCTGTGGAGGTGCGTGTGGACCTGCGCGTGAACCGGGCTTCCTATGCATTCTTGCGGGAGGCACTCCGCAGCAGCGTAGGCAGCCCGCTGCGGCTCTGCTGTCGGGACCTGCGGGCTGAGGACCTGCCCATGCGCAATACCGTGGCCCTGCTGCAGCTTCTGGATGCAGGCTGCTTGCGCCGCGTGGACCTGCGCTTCAACAACTTGGGCCTGCGTGGCCTGTCCGTCATCATCCCACACGTGGCCCGCTTCCAGCACCTGGCCAGCCTGCGGCTGCACTATGTGCATGGGGACTCTCGGCAGCCCTCCGTGGATGGTGAGGATAACTTCCGCTACTTTCTGGCCCAGATGGGCCGCTTCACCTGTCTGCGGGAGCTCAGCATGGGTTCCTCTCTCCTCTCAGGGCGGCTGGACCAGCTGCTCAG CACCCTGCAGAGCCCCCTCGAGAGCCTGGAGCTAGCCTTCTGTGCCCTGCTGCCTGAGGACCTGCgttttctggcacagagctcccaTGCTGTCCACCTCAAGAAGTTGGACCTGAGTGGCAACGACCTGTCTGGGAGCCAGCTGGAGCCCTTCCAGGGTCTATTGCAGGCAGCAGCAGCCACACTGTTGCACCTCGAGCTGACCGAGTGCCAGCTTGCTGATACCCAGCTGCTGGCCACACTCCCTGTGCTGACTCGTTGTGCCAGCCTCCGCTACCTCGGCCTCTACGGCAACCCGCTGTCCGTGGCAGGGCTCAGGGAGCTACTGCGGGACTCAGTGGTGCAGGCTGAGCTGCGCACAGTGGTGCACCCTTTCCCCGTGGACTGCTATGAGGGCCTGCCCTGGCCCCCGCCTGCCTCTGTCCTCCTGGAAGCCTCCATCAATGAGGAGAAGTTTGCCCGTGTGGAGGCCGAGTTGCACCAGTTGCTATTGGCCTCAGGCCGTGCACACGTGCTCTGGACCACAGACATCTATGGGCGCCTGGCTGCAGACTACTTCAGCCTGTGA
- the RECQL4 gene encoding ATP-dependent DNA helicase Q4: MDRLREVRERLQAWELAFRRRSGRRPGKEDVEAAPEETRALYREYRSLKEALGQAGSVEPHGSKQSLPAAAEQMLEPSCWGHHLNRAATQSPRPSSGWNPQESAQDYGKRLKANLKGSLQARSALGRIPRLAQRSSAKIPSPEPPGTAAAPIFPENVNEVLPQPPRPQLRPGRLQQLRASLSLRLGSLDPDWLQRCHNRTPDFLEVPRTCHPGLGAEDSQLLTPAIASVLSPSAGREVPLQGAEVPALPAAGVSAGKCQPGDHQGKKRRRSGELEGSLAQTQQGTDQAGPLPEGAGAAGPAEDCPEQPVKAQPPGRTPASRSAIQDRGNYVRLNMKQRCYVRGRALRGRLLRKQAWKQKWQKKGECFGGGQPRAPAQDSCSQHGQLSHWASRCPQPEPLLAPQKEDVKAANGAQTQPTLQEESLRTGPACCQLSADEEDAEPGAPELLMPTGQSVSRTPCSPLSVPPLYPLGPSGQVADTPAEVFQALEQLGHQAFYPGQERVVMRILSGVSTLLVLPTGAGKSLCYQLPALLYFRRSPCLTLVISPLMSLMDDQLSGLPPGLKGACIHSGMTKKQRDSALQKAREARVQVLMLSPEALVGAGAGTLLSQLPPIAFACLDEAHCLSQWSHNFRPCYLRVCQTLRDQTGVHCFLGLTATATRSTALDVAWHLGVTEESVLRGPATIPANLHLSVSSDRDPDQALVTLLRSDRFRALDSVIIYCHRREDTERVAALLRTCLREARAPGPQGRAPEAVAEAYHAGLCSRERRRVQRAFMEGRLRMVVATVAFGMGLDRPDVRAVLHLGLPPSFESYVQAVGRAGRDGQPAHCHLFLRPQGQDLRELRRHVHADAVDFLAVKRLVQRVFSPCTCPRQPPEQEGSGSGKGRLAGAPVAASAQDPGQPSIPHTPRCPGHERVLPVQPTVQALDMPEEAIETLLCYLELHPRRWLKLLAPTHARCHLRWPGGPTQLQALARRCPPLALCLAQQHPNMRRGCSSVELDLVELVDSTSWELGPVRRALLQLQWDREPGTGVPQGTGVLVEFRETAFHLHSPGDLTAQEMDQICDFLHGRVQAREQEALTRLHHTFRAFHSVAFPSCGPCLEQPAWEHSSRLKAVLSQYFEEESEQPGGLEPEDDPKLGQDRLQDWEDQIRRDIRQLLSSWPEQRFSGRAVARVFHGIGSPCYPAQVFGRDQRFWRKYLHLSFPALMHLATQELLLWGR; encoded by the exons ATGGATCGGCTGCGGGAAGTGCGGGAGCGGCTGCAGGCGTGGGAGCTCGCTTTTCGGCGGCGGAGCGGACGGCGGCCGGGCAAG GAAGACGTGGAAGCGGCGCCCGAGGAGACCCGCG CGCTGTACCGAGAGTACCGCTCCCTGAAGGAAGCACTGGGCCAGGCCGGCAGCGTCGAGCCTCACGGCTCGAAGCAGTCGCTTCCCGCGGCGGCCGAGCAG ATGTTGGAGCCTAGTTGCTGGGGGCACCACTTGAATCGGGCTgcgacccagagtccccgtccttCCTCAGGGTGGAACCCTCAGGAGTCTGCGCAGGACTATGGGAAGAGGCTTAAGGCCAACCTAAAGGGCAGTCTGCAG GCTAGGTCAGCCCTGGGCCGGATACCCCGGCTTGCACAAAGATCCTCTGCCAAGATCCCTTCACCGGAGCCACCAGGCACAGCAGCTGCCCCCATCTTTCCAGAAAATGTCAATGAGGTGCTCCCTCAGCCTCCCAGGCCCCAGCTGAGGCCAGGCCGGCTCCAGCAGCTGAGGGCATCCCTGAGCCTGCGACTGGGCTCCCTCGACCCTGATTGGCTGCAGCGCTGTCACAACAGGACCCCCGATTTTCTGGAGGTTCCCAGGACCTGCCACCCTGGCCTGGGTGCAGAGGATTCACAGCTTCTGACTCCAGCTATTGCATCTGTTCTCAGCCCCAGTGCTGGTCGTGAGGTGCCTTTGCAGGGCGCAGAGGTTCCAGCCTTACCAGCAGCTGGTGTCAGTGCCGGGAAGTGTCAGCCTGGTGACCATCAAGGCAAGAAGCGGAGACGGAGTGGGGAGCTGGAGGGAAGTCTTGCACAGACCCAGCAGGGCACTGACCAAGCAGGACCCCTGCCTGAGGGAGCTGGGGCTGCAGGGCCTGCAGAGGACTGTCCAGAGCAGCCTGTGAAGGCACAGCCCCCAGGCAGGACCCCAGCCTCCAG ATCTGCCATCCAGGACAGGGGGAACTATGTGCGGCTCAACATGAAGCAGCGATGCTATGTGCGGGGCCGGGCCCTGCGGGGCAGGCTCCTTCGCAAGCAG GCATGGAAGCAGAAGTGGCAGAAAAAAGGAGAGTGTTTTGGGGGTGGTCAGCCCAGAGCCCCAGCCCAGGATTCTTGCTCCCAGCATGGGCAGCTCAGCCACTGGGCGTCCCGATGCCCTCAGCCTG AACCTCTCCTGGCCCCTCAgaaggaggatgtcaaggctgcGAATGGCGCACAGACCCAGCCCACGTTACAGGAAGAGTCCCTGAGGACCGGTCCAGCCTGCTGCCAACTCTCTG CAGATGAAGAAGACGCTGAGCCTGGGGCACCTGAGCTGCTGATGCCCACGGGGCAGTCTGTGTCCAGGACGCCCTGTTCACCTCTTTCCGTGCCTCCACTCTACCCACTGGGGCCCTCGGGTCAGGTGGCAG ACACACCGGCTGAGGTGTTTCAGGCCCTGGAGCAACTGGGGCACCAAGCCTTCTACCCTGGGCAGGAGCGTGTGGTCATGCGGATCCTGTCTG GTGTGTCCACCCTGCTGGTGCTGCCCACGGGGGCTGGTAAGTCCCTGTGCTACCAGCTCCCAGCGCTGCTCTACTTCCGGAGAAGCCCCTGCCTCACCCTGGTCATCTCTCCTCTCATGTCACTCATGGATGACCAG CTCTCTGGCCTGCCCCCCGGCTTGAAGGGGGCCTGCATTCACTCGGGGATGACCAAGAAGCAGCGGGACTCTGCCCTGCAGAAG GCTCGTGAGGCCAGAGTGCAGGTGCTGATGCTGTCCCCAGAGGCGCTGGTCGGGGCTGGTGCTGGCACCCTCCTCTCTCAGCTGCCGCCGATCGCCTTTGCCTGCCTCGACGAGGCCCACTGTCTCTCTCAGTGGTCCCACAACTTCCGGCCGTGTTACTTGCGTGTCTGTCAG ACGCTGCGGGACCAGACGGGCGTCCACTGCTTCTTGGGCCTTACAGCCACGGCCACACGCAGCACTGCCCTCGACGTGGCCTGGCACCTGGGCGTGACAGAGGAGTCCGTGCTCAGAGGGCCAGCTACCATCCCTGCCAACCTGCACCTCTCTGTGTCCTCGGACAGGGACCCAGACCAG GCACTGGTGACGCTGCTGCGGAGTGACCGTTTCCGGGCTCTGGACTCCGTCATCATCTACTGCCACAGGCGAGAGGACACAGAGCGTGTTGCCGCCCTGCTGCGCACCTGCCTGCGCGAGGCCCgggccccagggccccagg GCCGAGCACCGGAGGCTGTGGCTGAGGCCTACCACGCTGGCCTGTGCAGCCGAGAGCGGCGGCGGGTGCAGCGGGCCTTCATGGAGGGCCGGCTGCGCATGGTGGTGGCCACGGTGGCCTTCGGGATGGGGCTGGACCGGCCGGATGTGCGGGCTGTGCTGCACCTGGGCCTGCCCCCCAGCTTCGAGAGCTACGTGCAGGCAGTGGGCCGTGCGGGGCGTGACGGGCAGCCGGCACACTGCCACCTCTTCCTTCGGCCCCAG GGCCAGGACTTGCGGGAGCTGCGCAGACACGTGCACGCCGACGCCGTGGATTTCCTCGCTGTGAAGAGGCTGGTGCAGCGTGTGTTCTCTCCCTGCACTTGTCCCCGGCAGCCCCCAGAACAGGAGGGCAGCGGGAGCGGGAAAGGGCGCTTGGCCGGGGCCCCTGTAGCTGCGAGCGCCCAGGATCCTGGCCAGCCCAGCATCCCACACACACCCCGGTGCCCAGGCCATGAGCGGGTGCTCCCAGTGCAGCCAACTGTGCAGGCCCTGGACATGCCGGAGGAGG CCATTGAGACGCTGCTGTGCTACCTGGAGCTGCACCCACGGCGTTGGCTGAAGCTGCTCGCACCCACCCATGCCCGCTGCCACCTGCGCTGGCCTGGGGGCCCCACCCAGCTCCAGGCCTTGGCCCGCAG GTGCCCCCCACTGGCTCTGTGCTTGGCCCAGCAGCACCCCAACATGAGGCGGGGGTGCAGTTCTGTGGAGCTAGATCTGGTCGAGCTGGTGGACTCTACGAGCTGGGAGCTGGGCCCTGTGCGGCGGGCTCTCCTCCAGCTGCAGTGGGACCGAGAGCCTGGGACAG GTGTGCCCCAGGGCACGGGGGTACTGGTGGAGTTCAGGGAGACGGCCTTCCACCTGCACAGCCCGGGGGACCTGACGGCCCAGGAGATGGACCAGATCTGCGACTTCCTGCACGGCCGTGTGCAGGCCCGAGAGCAAGAGGCCCTGACCCGCCTCCACCACACCTTCCGGGCTTTTCACAG CGTGGCATTCCCCAGCTGCGGGCCGTGCCTGGAGCAGCCCGCCTGGGAGCACAGCAGCAGGCTCAAGGCCGTGCTCAGTCAGTATTTTGAGGAAGAGTCAGAGCAACCGGGGGGCCTGGAGCCAGAGGACGACCCCAAGCTGGGACAGGACAGG ctccaGGACTGGGAAGACCAGATCCGCCGGGACATCCGCCAGCTCCTGTCCTCGTGGCCAGAGCAGCGATTCTCGGGCAGGGCTGTGGCCCGGGTCTTCCATGGCATCG GGAGCCCCTGCTATCCAGCCCAGGTGTTCGGGCGAGACCAGCGCTTCTGGAGGAAGTACCTGCACCTGAGCTTCCCTGCCCTCATGCACCTGGCCACGCAGGAGCTCCTGCTGTGGGGCCGCTGA
- the LRRC14 gene encoding leucine-rich repeat-containing protein 14 isoform X1 → MRWPPAWPSAMHTLVFLSTRQVLQCQPAACQALPLLPRELFPLLFKVAFMDKKTVVLRELVHTWPFPLLSFQQLLQECAHCSRALLQERPSTESMQAVILGLTARLHTPETEAGTQPLCRKHALRVLDMTGLLDDGVEQDPGTMSMWDCTAAVARTCIAQQQGRTAEPGLAPVPVEVRVDLRVNRASYAFLREALRSSVGSPLRLCCRDLRAEDLPMRNTVALLQLLDAGCLRRVDLRFNNLGLRGLSVIIPHVARFQHLASLRLHYVHGDSRQPSVDGEDNFRYFLAQMGRFTCLRELSMGSSLLSGRLDQLLSTLQSPLESLELAFCALLPEDLRFLAQSSHAVHLKKLDLSGNDLSGSQLEPFQGLLQAAAATLLHLELTECQLADTQLLATLPVLTRCASLRYLGLYGNPLSVAGLRELLRDSVVQAELRTVVHPFPVDCYEGLPWPPPASVLLEASINEEKFARVEAELHQLLLASGRAHVLWTTDIYGRLAADYFSL, encoded by the exons ATGAG GTGGCCTCCTGCCTGGCCCAGCGCCATGCACACCCTCGTGTTCCTGAGCACACGGCAGGTGCTCCAGTGCCAGCCGGCCGCCTGCCAGGCCCTGCCCCTGCTGCCGCGAGAGCTCTTCCCCTTGCTGTTCAAAGTGGCCTTCATGGACAAGAAGACGGTAGTGCTGCGTGAGCTGGTGCACACTTGGCCTTTCCCGCTGCTCAGCTTCCAGCAGCTGCTGCAGGAGTGTGCCCACTGCAGCCGGGCCCTGCTGCAGGAGCGGCCCAGCACAGAGAGCATGCAAGCTGTGATCCTGGGCCTGACTGCCCGGCTCCACACCCCGGAGACTGAGGCTGGCACACAGCCCCTCTGCAG GAAGCATGCGCTGCGGGTGCTGGATATGACGGGCCTTCTGGATGACGGCGTGGAGCAGGACCCTGGCACCATGAGCATGTGGGATTGCACGGCAGCTGTGGCCCGCACGTGCATCGCACAGCAGCAGGGCAGGACTGCAGAGCCTGGCCTGGCGCCTGTTCCTGTGGAGGTGCGTGTGGACCTGCGCGTGAACCGGGCTTCCTATGCATTCTTGCGGGAGGCACTCCGCAGCAGCGTAGGCAGCCCGCTGCGGCTCTGCTGTCGGGACCTGCGGGCTGAGGACCTGCCCATGCGCAATACCGTGGCCCTGCTGCAGCTTCTGGATGCAGGCTGCTTGCGCCGCGTGGACCTGCGCTTCAACAACTTGGGCCTGCGTGGCCTGTCCGTCATCATCCCACACGTGGCCCGCTTCCAGCACCTGGCCAGCCTGCGGCTGCACTATGTGCATGGGGACTCTCGGCAGCCCTCCGTGGATGGTGAGGATAACTTCCGCTACTTTCTGGCCCAGATGGGCCGCTTCACCTGTCTGCGGGAGCTCAGCATGGGTTCCTCTCTCCTCTCAGGGCGGCTGGACCAGCTGCTCAG CACCCTGCAGAGCCCCCTCGAGAGCCTGGAGCTAGCCTTCTGTGCCCTGCTGCCTGAGGACCTGCgttttctggcacagagctcccaTGCTGTCCACCTCAAGAAGTTGGACCTGAGTGGCAACGACCTGTCTGGGAGCCAGCTGGAGCCCTTCCAGGGTCTATTGCAGGCAGCAGCAGCCACACTGTTGCACCTCGAGCTGACCGAGTGCCAGCTTGCTGATACCCAGCTGCTGGCCACACTCCCTGTGCTGACTCGTTGTGCCAGCCTCCGCTACCTCGGCCTCTACGGCAACCCGCTGTCCGTGGCAGGGCTCAGGGAGCTACTGCGGGACTCAGTGGTGCAGGCTGAGCTGCGCACAGTGGTGCACCCTTTCCCCGTGGACTGCTATGAGGGCCTGCCCTGGCCCCCGCCTGCCTCTGTCCTCCTGGAAGCCTCCATCAATGAGGAGAAGTTTGCCCGTGTGGAGGCCGAGTTGCACCAGTTGCTATTGGCCTCAGGCCGTGCACACGTGCTCTGGACCACAGACATCTATGGGCGCCTGGCTGCAGACTACTTCAGCCTGTGA